A stretch of Verrucomicrobiota bacterium DNA encodes these proteins:
- a CDS encoding GNAT family acetyltransferase has product MEVRPYRDSDQEALVQLWLDCGLIASQNHPIRDIQRKLKVNPEWFLVGVKEDKIVTSCMVGYEGHRGWINYLAVAPSEQRKGYAGKIMKEAERLLREAGCPKINLQVRSSNSQVIAFYESLGFSDDQVISLGKRLEVDEPYRVQQGCSGNV; this is encoded by the coding sequence ATGGAAGTACGACCGTATCGAGATTCAGACCAGGAGGCGCTCGTCCAGCTTTGGTTGGATTGCGGTTTGATAGCGTCCCAGAACCATCCAATTCGTGACATTCAGCGAAAACTAAAAGTAAACCCTGAGTGGTTCTTGGTTGGCGTGAAGGAAGATAAAATCGTTACCTCTTGCATGGTCGGATATGAAGGCCACCGCGGATGGATTAATTATTTGGCGGTAGCACCAAGCGAGCAAAGAAAAGGATATGCTGGAAAAATCATGAAAGAAGCGGAGCGTCTTCTCAGAGAAGCTGGATGTCCTAAAATCAATTTACAGGTAAGAAGTTCCAATTCTCAGGTCATCGCGTTCTACGAAAGTTTAGGTTTCAGTGATGACCAAGTCATCAGCCTAGGAAAACGTCTAGAAGTCGATGAGCCCTACCGAGTTCAACAGGGCTGTAGTGGCAACGTTTGA